Proteins from one Flavobacterium branchiarum genomic window:
- the trpC gene encoding indole-3-glycerol phosphate synthase TrpC, translating to MNILDKIIFDKQREVVLKKSIIPVSQLEASVFFERKTISLRQRLSKSSTGIIAEHKRRSPSKSIINQNFTVEEVVKGYENAGACGISVLTDGKYFGGSIDDLLLARASVNIPLLRKEFIVDEYQILEAKAFGADLILLIAAVLTREEIKSLSSFAKQLGLEVLLEVHNQEELEKSIMPTLDMIGVNNRNLKTFEVSLDFSKQLAAQIPDEFVKVSESGISSIEAITELKPYGYKGFLIGENFMKTDNAGQAAKEFIKQL from the coding sequence ATGAACATACTCGATAAAATAATATTCGACAAGCAAAGAGAAGTTGTACTCAAGAAATCAATCATTCCTGTTTCACAACTTGAGGCTTCGGTTTTCTTTGAAAGAAAAACAATTTCATTACGTCAGAGATTGAGCAAAAGCAGTACTGGAATCATAGCAGAGCACAAACGTCGTTCGCCATCAAAATCGATAATAAATCAAAATTTTACGGTAGAAGAAGTCGTAAAAGGATATGAAAATGCTGGCGCTTGTGGAATTTCTGTTTTAACCGATGGGAAATATTTTGGTGGTTCGATTGACGATTTACTTTTAGCGAGAGCATCCGTGAATATTCCGCTATTGCGAAAAGAATTCATTGTAGATGAATACCAGATATTAGAAGCCAAAGCATTTGGAGCCGATTTAATTTTGCTTATCGCTGCAGTTTTAACAAGAGAAGAAATCAAATCACTATCTTCATTTGCTAAACAATTAGGATTAGAAGTTTTACTAGAAGTTCACAATCAAGAAGAGCTAGAAAAATCAATCATGCCAACATTAGACATGATTGGGGTTAATAACAGAAACCTAAAAACATTTGAAGTAAGCTTGGATTTCAGTAAACAACTTGCTGCACAGATTCCTGATGAATTTGTAAAAGTTTCAGAAAGCGGAATTTCATCTATCGAAGCCATTACCGAATTAAAACCTTACGGTTACAAAGGATTCTTGATTGGTGAGAATTTCATGAAAACTGATAATGCTGGACAAGCAGCAAAAGAATTTATAAAGCAACTATAA
- a CDS encoding anthranilate synthase component I family protein produces the protein MKPFILNTHYKQILADTVTPVSIYFKIRDKFPNSLLLESSDYHGNDNSFSYICCNPIASIKIENETISKIYPDGTSEKIAVDSSTNIPEVIQEFSGQFKSEKNDFKFINNGLFGYISYDAVRYFEKVSIAKKDNSISIPDVYYAVYQNIIAINHFKNEAYIFCHSVDGRNNISEIEQLLQSRNIASYQFTKEGEGFSNLTDEEFKHNVALAKKHCFRGDVFQLVLSRRFTQGFKGDEFNVYRALRSINPSPYLFFFDYGDFKIFGSSPEAQIIVKDRKAEIHPIAGTFKRTGNDEQDAVLAKQLSEDKKENSEHVMLVDLARNDLSRNGHDVNVEKYREVQFFSHVIHLVSKVTGQLHEKATTMQVVADTFPAGTLSGAPKHRAMQLIEEYEKTNRNFYGGAIGVMDFEGNFNHAIMIRTFLSKNHQLHCQAGAGIVASSDEESEMQEVYNKLRALNTALEMAEKI, from the coding sequence TTGAAACCTTTTATACTCAACACACACTACAAACAAATCCTTGCTGACACAGTAACACCGGTGAGCATTTATTTCAAAATTAGAGACAAATTTCCTAATAGCTTGCTTTTGGAAAGTAGCGATTATCACGGAAACGATAATAGTTTCTCGTATATCTGCTGTAACCCTATTGCAAGCATTAAAATCGAGAACGAAACTATTTCTAAAATCTATCCCGATGGAACTTCAGAAAAAATAGCTGTTGATAGTTCTACTAACATTCCAGAGGTTATTCAGGAATTTTCAGGACAATTCAAGTCGGAGAAAAATGATTTTAAATTCATCAACAACGGATTATTCGGCTATATTTCATACGATGCCGTTCGTTATTTTGAAAAAGTATCCATTGCAAAAAAAGACAATAGTATTTCTATTCCAGATGTATATTATGCTGTATACCAAAACATAATAGCAATAAATCACTTTAAAAACGAGGCATACATTTTTTGTCATAGTGTAGATGGAAGAAATAACATCTCGGAAATTGAACAATTATTACAGTCTAGAAACATTGCTTCTTACCAATTTACAAAAGAAGGAGAAGGATTCTCTAACTTAACCGATGAAGAATTTAAGCACAATGTAGCATTAGCAAAAAAACATTGTTTCCGTGGTGATGTATTCCAATTGGTTTTGTCTCGCAGATTTACACAAGGATTTAAAGGAGATGAATTTAATGTGTATAGAGCCTTAAGAAGTATCAACCCTTCTCCTTATTTATTCTTCTTTGATTACGGAGATTTTAAAATATTTGGGTCTTCGCCCGAAGCACAAATTATTGTAAAAGATAGAAAAGCAGAAATCCATCCTATTGCTGGAACTTTCAAAAGAACTGGTAACGACGAACAAGATGCTGTCTTGGCAAAACAATTATCAGAAGATAAAAAAGAAAATAGCGAACACGTTATGTTAGTTGATTTAGCTAGAAATGATTTAAGTCGTAACGGACATGATGTAAACGTAGAGAAATATCGTGAAGTTCAGTTTTTCTCTCATGTCATTCACTTAGTATCTAAAGTTACTGGACAACTACATGAAAAAGCCACTACAATGCAAGTTGTTGCCGATACTTTTCCTGCTGGAACATTAAGCGGAGCACCAAAACACAGAGCGATGCAACTTATAGAAGAGTACGAAAAAACCAATCGTAATTTTTATGGTGGCGCTATTGGTGTAATGGACTTTGAAGGTAATTTTAATCACGCTATTATGATTCGAACTTTCTTAAGTAAAAACCATCAATTGCACTGTCAAGCAGGAGCTGGAATTGTTGCAAGCTCTGACGAAGAAAGCGAAATGCAAGAAGTATATAACAAATTAAGAGCATTAAATACTGCTTTAGAAATGGCAGAGAAAATCTAG
- a CDS encoding NAD(P)H-dependent oxidoreductase — translation MNTFLENQNWRYATKKFDATKKITAEDINTLKEAIRLSSSSYGLQPYKVIIVESPELRAKLQPVAWGQSQIVEASHLIVFANDTNIGDVEIDNFVKNISETRQIPNESLTGYSDFMKSKISTLPNDVKNVWASKQTYLALGNLLNAAAELKIDVTPMEGFDPIAFNEILGLDALHLNASVIATVGYRHDDDATQHHKKVRKSQEELFITL, via the coding sequence ATGAATACTTTCCTAGAAAATCAAAATTGGAGATACGCAACCAAAAAATTTGATGCGACCAAAAAAATAACAGCAGAAGATATAAACACATTAAAAGAAGCAATCCGTTTAAGTTCATCTTCATATGGATTACAGCCTTACAAAGTGATTATTGTTGAATCTCCAGAGCTAAGAGCTAAATTGCAACCAGTTGCTTGGGGACAATCACAAATTGTTGAAGCTTCACATTTAATTGTTTTTGCAAATGACACAAATATCGGCGATGTTGAAATTGATAATTTTGTCAAAAACATTAGCGAAACAAGACAAATTCCAAATGAATCATTAACAGGATATAGTGATTTTATGAAATCTAAAATATCTACTCTTCCTAATGATGTAAAAAACGTTTGGGCATCAAAACAAACCTATTTGGCTTTAGGTAATTTATTAAATGCTGCTGCCGAATTAAAAATTGACGTTACACCAATGGAAGGATTTGATCCAATTGCATTTAACGAAATACTAGGCCTAGATGCTTTACATTTAAATGCTTCAGTAATTGCTACTGTAGGATACAGACATGATGATGATGCAACTCAACATCATAAAAAAGTTAGAAAATCTCAAGAAGAATTATTTATCACACTATAA
- a CDS encoding carbon-nitrogen hydrolase family protein: MILAAAQTKPKRGDINSNLLDHYRLIKLAVTNGADLIVFPELSITGYEREEAHNLVFIENDSRLDSLKKLAVENKIVIVAGAPIKIKDQLFIGEFIIAPDNSVSIYTKQFLHEGEDVYYQSSFDYNPTIEIENKKISFAICADIDNPLHPENASKNKTAIYIASIFFSPNGIPVAHKALQKYASIHNMNVLMANFSGESWGYPSGGKSAFWNKQGELIAQMNDSDSGLLLVKNENESWTSQLIID, from the coding sequence ATGATTCTAGCAGCAGCACAGACAAAACCAAAACGAGGAGATATAAATTCAAATTTATTGGATCATTATCGTCTTATAAAATTAGCAGTAACTAACGGAGCTGACCTAATTGTGTTTCCAGAGCTATCAATTACGGGTTACGAAAGAGAAGAAGCTCACAACCTCGTTTTCATAGAAAATGATTCTCGTTTAGATTCTTTAAAGAAATTGGCTGTAGAAAATAAAATTGTCATCGTTGCAGGAGCACCAATAAAAATTAAAGACCAATTATTCATTGGTGAATTTATTATAGCACCCGATAATTCCGTTTCAATTTACACCAAACAATTTCTTCATGAAGGTGAAGATGTTTACTATCAATCTTCATTTGATTATAACCCAACTATTGAAATAGAAAACAAAAAGATTTCGTTTGCCATTTGTGCTGACATCGATAACCCTTTGCATCCTGAAAATGCAAGCAAAAACAAAACTGCAATTTATATCGCAAGTATTTTCTTTTCACCAAACGGGATACCTGTTGCTCATAAGGCATTACAAAAATATGCTAGCATTCATAACATGAATGTACTTATGGCTAACTTTAGCGGAGAATCATGGGGATATCCTTCTGGTGGAAAAAGTGCATTTTGGAATAAGCAAGGGGAATTAATCGCTCAAATGAATGACTCTGATTCTGGTTTGTTATTGGTTAAAAACGAAAATGAGTCTTGGACAAGCCAGCTTATAATTGATTAG
- the trpA gene encoding tryptophan synthase subunit alpha codes for MNRINQKLQEDKKILSIYFSAGYPNLNDTVQIIQDLEKNGIDMIEIGLPFSDPLADGPTIQASSTQALHNGMTTKVLFDQLENIRESVKIPLIIMGYFNPILQYGVEEFCKKCASIGIDGLIIPDLPVDVYAEQYKAIFEKYGIINVFLITPQTSDERIQFIDSVSNGFIYMVSSASVTGSQSGFGNTEESYFERIAKMNLKSPQVIGFGISNKETFNQATKFAKGAIIGSAFIKHLSEKGTQHIADFVKAIK; via the coding sequence ATGAACAGAATAAATCAAAAATTACAGGAAGACAAAAAGATACTCTCTATCTATTTTTCTGCAGGATATCCAAATCTTAATGACACAGTACAAATCATTCAGGATTTAGAAAAAAATGGAATCGATATGATTGAAATTGGATTGCCATTTAGTGATCCTTTGGCTGATGGACCAACTATTCAAGCTAGTTCAACTCAGGCGTTGCATAACGGAATGACAACTAAAGTTTTATTTGACCAACTGGAGAATATCCGCGAAAGCGTAAAAATTCCGTTGATTATAATGGGTTACTTTAATCCTATATTACAATACGGTGTCGAAGAGTTTTGCAAAAAATGTGCTTCAATTGGTATTGATGGGTTAATTATTCCAGATCTTCCCGTAGATGTCTACGCAGAACAATACAAAGCTATTTTTGAGAAATACGGAATCATAAATGTATTCTTGATTACGCCACAAACATCTGATGAACGTATCCAGTTTATTGATAGTGTTTCAAACGGATTCATTTATATGGTAAGTTCTGCGAGCGTAACTGGTTCTCAATCTGGTTTTGGTAATACAGAGGAAAGTTATTTTGAAAGAATTGCAAAAATGAATCTTAAAAGTCCGCAGGTTATTGGTTTCGGAATTTCGAATAAAGAAACATTCAATCAAGCTACTAAATTTGCAAAAGGAGCCATTATTGGAAGTGCTTTTATAAAACACTTATCTGAAAAAGGAACACAACATATTGCCGATTTTGTAAAAGCAATAAAATAA
- the trpD gene encoding anthranilate phosphoribosyltransferase produces the protein MKNILNKLINHEVLTKEEAKNVLINISNGAYNPSQISAFLTIFMMRSISIDELAGFREALLDLCIRVDLSAYNTIDLCGTGGDGKDTFNISTLASFVAAGAGIKVAKHGNYGVSSISGSSNVMEKMGIKFTNDADFIEKCIDKAGICVLHAPLFHPAMKNVGPIRKELAVKTFFNMLGPMVNPSFPNNQLVGVFNLELARMYAYLYQNTNVNFTILHSLDGYDEVSLTGPTKIITSTMEGMLNPSDFGVRLLAQSEIEGGKTIEESAEMFSTIISGKGTEAQNNVVCANAAMAIATVTKCSPQEGFELAKESLFSGKGYKALQTLQELSK, from the coding sequence ATGAAAAATATATTAAATAAATTAATCAATCATGAAGTCCTTACGAAAGAAGAGGCTAAAAATGTATTGATTAACATATCAAATGGAGCTTATAATCCGAGCCAGATATCGGCTTTCCTAACCATATTTATGATGCGAAGCATTAGCATCGATGAATTGGCAGGTTTTCGTGAAGCCTTATTGGACTTATGTATCCGTGTAGATTTATCTGCTTACAATACTATCGACTTATGCGGAACTGGTGGTGACGGAAAAGACACTTTCAATATCTCAACTTTAGCCTCTTTTGTTGCTGCTGGAGCTGGAATAAAAGTAGCCAAACATGGTAATTACGGAGTTTCTTCTATTTCTGGATCTAGCAACGTGATGGAAAAAATGGGAATCAAATTTACAAATGATGCCGATTTCATTGAAAAATGTATCGATAAAGCTGGAATTTGTGTACTCCACGCTCCATTGTTTCACCCAGCAATGAAAAACGTAGGTCCGATAAGAAAAGAACTAGCTGTTAAAACTTTCTTTAATATGTTGGGACCAATGGTAAATCCATCATTTCCAAACAATCAATTGGTAGGGGTATTTAATCTAGAATTGGCTAGAATGTATGCTTATTTATATCAAAATACAAATGTGAATTTTACTATTCTACATTCGCTTGACGGTTATGATGAAGTTTCATTAACTGGCCCAACAAAGATTATTACTAGCACAATGGAAGGAATGCTAAACCCAAGTGATTTTGGCGTTCGTCTTTTAGCGCAAAGCGAAATTGAAGGAGGAAAAACAATCGAAGAATCAGCTGAAATGTTCTCAACTATCATTTCTGGAAAAGGAACTGAAGCACAGAATAATGTCGTTTGTGCTAACGCCGCAATGGCAATTGCAACAGTCACAAAATGCTCACCTCAAGAAGGTTTTGAATTGGCAAAAGAAAGTTTATTTTCTGGAAAAGGATATAAAGCATTACAAACATTACAAGAATTAAGCAAATAG
- a CDS encoding anthranilate synthase component II produces the protein MKKILVIDNYDSFTYNLVHYLEDLDCEVTVYRNDEFDIDEIAIFDKILLSPGPGVPDEAGLLKAVIQKYAPTKSILGVCLGQQAIGEVFGGTLSNLDKVYHGVATNVKTVVDDELLFEGLEKEFEVGRYHSWVVDASLPDVLEATSYDENGQVMSLRHRTYDVRGVQFHPESVLTPNGKKMLENWIKS, from the coding sequence ATGAAAAAAATATTAGTAATAGACAACTACGATAGCTTCACTTACAATCTTGTACATTATCTAGAAGATTTAGATTGTGAAGTAACCGTATATAGAAATGATGAGTTTGATATTGATGAAATTGCAATTTTCGATAAAATATTACTTTCACCTGGCCCAGGAGTTCCAGACGAAGCTGGTTTATTAAAAGCTGTTATTCAAAAATACGCACCTACAAAAAGTATTCTTGGCGTTTGCTTAGGACAACAAGCAATTGGTGAAGTTTTTGGCGGAACACTTTCAAACCTTGACAAAGTTTATCATGGCGTTGCTACAAATGTAAAAACTGTCGTAGACGACGAGCTTTTATTTGAAGGCTTAGAAAAAGAATTTGAAGTTGGTCGTTATCATTCATGGGTTGTCGACGCAAGTTTACCTGATGTTCTTGAAGCAACTTCTTACGATGAAAACGGTCAAGTAATGTCATTAAGACACAGAACCTATGATGTTCGCGGCGTTCAATTTCATCCAGAAAGTGTACTAACACCAAACGGAAAGAAAATGCTAGAGAATTGGATTAAGAGCTAG
- a CDS encoding GNAT family N-acetyltransferase, with product MEVSILETKEINIEDILPLYIANEWSSAEKPDLLYKGLLNSETLITAWEGKKLIGLGNAISDGYLTVYYPHLLILPEYQGKGIGKMICDKMQEKYSHFHMQMLTADGKSIDFYKKNGFERAGNTEPMWIYQGYEH from the coding sequence ATGGAAGTATCAATTTTAGAAACAAAAGAAATTAATATTGAAGATATATTACCGTTGTATATAGCAAACGAATGGAGTTCGGCTGAAAAACCAGACTTATTATACAAAGGCCTTTTAAATTCTGAAACTTTAATTACAGCTTGGGAAGGAAAAAAATTAATTGGACTAGGAAATGCAATTTCAGACGGTTATTTAACTGTTTATTATCCACATTTATTAATTCTTCCAGAATATCAAGGAAAAGGAATCGGTAAAATGATCTGTGATAAAATGCAGGAAAAATATAGTCATTTCCATATGCAAATGCTTACTGCTGATGGAAAGTCAATTGATTTTTACAAAAAAAATGGATTTGAACGCGCAGGGAATACAGAACCTATGTGGATTTATCAAGGTTATGAACATTAA
- the trpB gene encoding tryptophan synthase subunit beta yields the protein MSYNVNEKGYYGEFGGAYIPEMLYPNVEELRQNYLKITEEPSFKAEFDALLKDYVGRPTPLYFAKRLSEKYNTKIYLKREDLCHTGAHKVNNTIGQILLAKRLGKNRIIAETGAGQHGVATATVCALMGMQCIVYMGEIDIKRQAPNVARMKMLGAEVRPALSGSKTLKDATNEAIRDWINNPVDTYYIIGSVVGPHPYPDMVARFQSVISAEIKAQLLEKEGRENPDHVIACVGGGSNAAGAFYHFLDEKDVNIIAVEAAGLGVNSGESAATSALGKIGIIHGSKTLLMQTPDGQITEPYSISAGLDYPGVGPMHAHLFASGRAEFISITDDEAMQFGLQLSKTEGIIPAIESAHAFAVLEQKKFGPDEIVVINLSGRGDKDLNTYIDYFKL from the coding sequence ATGTCATACAACGTTAATGAAAAAGGTTATTACGGCGAATTTGGTGGAGCTTACATTCCCGAAATGCTATATCCTAATGTAGAAGAACTACGTCAGAATTATTTAAAAATAACCGAAGAACCAAGCTTTAAAGCTGAGTTTGATGCTTTGCTAAAAGATTACGTAGGTCGCCCTACTCCATTGTATTTTGCAAAAAGACTTTCAGAAAAATACAATACCAAAATATATTTAAAAAGAGAAGACTTATGCCACACAGGAGCGCATAAAGTAAACAATACCATTGGACAAATTTTACTCGCAAAACGTTTGGGTAAAAACCGAATTATTGCCGAAACTGGAGCAGGACAGCACGGTGTTGCAACAGCTACCGTTTGTGCTTTAATGGGAATGCAATGTATCGTGTATATGGGAGAAATCGACATTAAGCGTCAGGCTCCAAATGTGGCACGTATGAAAATGCTAGGAGCCGAAGTTCGTCCAGCACTTTCTGGTTCAAAAACCTTAAAAGATGCTACAAACGAAGCCATTCGTGATTGGATTAATAATCCTGTTGACACCTATTACATCATTGGTTCAGTAGTTGGCCCACATCCTTATCCTGATATGGTAGCTCGTTTTCAAAGTGTAATTTCTGCCGAAATAAAAGCACAATTATTAGAAAAAGAAGGTCGAGAAAACCCAGATCACGTTATTGCTTGCGTAGGTGGAGGAAGTAATGCTGCTGGAGCATTTTATCATTTCCTTGACGAAAAAGACGTAAACATCATTGCAGTTGAAGCAGCTGGTTTAGGTGTTAATTCTGGCGAAAGTGCAGCAACATCTGCATTAGGAAAAATAGGAATCATTCACGGTAGTAAAACATTATTAATGCAAACTCCCGACGGTCAAATTACCGAGCCTTATTCAATATCTGCAGGATTAGATTACCCAGGAGTTGGTCCAATGCACGCCCATTTATTTGCTTCTGGTAGAGCCGAATTTATTTCGATTACCGACGATGAAGCAATGCAATTTGGTTTACAATTATCTAAAACGGAAGGAATAATTCCAGCAATCGAAAGTGCGCATGCATTTGCAGTTCTAGAGCAAAAGAAATTTGGTCCTGACGAGATTGTGGTTATCAATTTATCAGGCCGTGGAGATAAAGATCTAAATACTTATATCGATTATTTCAAATTATAA
- a CDS encoding MarR family winged helix-turn-helix transcriptional regulator yields the protein MTIEDVIKSTVKMDNPKKVILNIMYTQNVLQDKFNEVLKPYDLSGEQYNVLRILRGQKGNPANMCVIQDRMLAKTSNTTRLVDKLLLKDFVTRNVCPNNRRKIEVSITEKGLGVLTELDPKVVEHENVFSDNLTTEELELLNGLLEKFRNQKN from the coding sequence ATGACAATTGAAGATGTAATAAAAAGTACCGTTAAGATGGATAATCCAAAAAAAGTTATTCTGAATATCATGTACACACAAAATGTGCTTCAAGATAAATTTAATGAGGTCTTAAAACCTTATGACTTATCAGGAGAGCAATATAATGTGTTACGCATATTAAGAGGGCAAAAAGGAAATCCTGCTAACATGTGTGTTATACAAGACCGCATGCTCGCAAAAACAAGTAATACAACTCGTCTAGTTGATAAGTTATTACTGAAGGATTTTGTTACCAGAAATGTGTGTCCAAATAATAGACGTAAAATAGAAGTATCTATTACCGAAAAGGGATTAGGTGTTTTAACAGAATTAGATCCAAAAGTAGTGGAGCATGAAAATGTTTTTTCGGACAACTTGACTACAGAAGAACTAGAATTATTAAATGGGTTATTAGAAAAATTTAGAAATCAAAAAAATTAA
- a CDS encoding YeeE/YedE family protein gives MNLIEMIREPWPWYVSGPLIGLTVPILLIFGNKAFGISSSLRHICAMCIPANISFFKYDWKKESWNLFFVFGIFLGGVIATAFLSNPNPIEINPNLATELATYGITDNSGLMPAQLFSWESLLTLRGFIMIVIGGFLVGFGTRYAGGCTSGHSIMGISNLQWPSLVATICFMVGGFVMANLILPYILSL, from the coding sequence ATGAATTTAATTGAAATGATAAGAGAACCGTGGCCATGGTATGTTTCAGGTCCACTAATCGGTTTAACCGTTCCTATATTATTAATTTTTGGAAACAAAGCATTCGGAATCAGTTCGTCTTTGCGCCATATCTGTGCAATGTGCATTCCTGCAAACATTTCATTCTTTAAATACGATTGGAAAAAGGAAAGTTGGAATTTATTTTTTGTCTTCGGTATATTCTTAGGTGGTGTTATAGCAACTGCTTTCTTATCAAATCCAAATCCTATCGAAATAAACCCAAACCTAGCTACTGAATTAGCGACTTACGGTATTACCGATAATTCGGGATTAATGCCTGCGCAACTTTTTTCATGGGAAAGTTTATTAACGCTACGTGGATTTATAATGATTGTAATTGGAGGTTTTCTTGTAGGCTTCGGAACGCGTTATGCTGGCGGATGCACAAGCGGACATTCAATTATGGGGATTTCTAATTTACAATGGCCTTCACTTGTGGCAACTATTTGCTTCATGGTTGGTGGTTTTGTTATGGCAAACCTGATTCTTCCTTATATACTTTCACTTTAA
- a CDS encoding YceI family protein, with amino-acid sequence MKNLKTIALALVVALSSVSMNAQTKKVDVKSSTVKWVGKKVTGEHSGTVNLKDGALVFKGKKLAGGTFTVDMTSINATDLSGEYQGKLNGHLKADDFFGTEKFPTAKLVFKTIGAKATDVYTVTADLTIKGITKPVTFDITVKGNTATADLKVDRTKYDIKYNSGNFFENLGDKTINDDFELSVSLKF; translated from the coding sequence ATGAAAAATTTAAAAACAATTGCTTTAGCCCTAGTGGTAGCTTTATCTTCAGTTTCAATGAACGCTCAAACTAAAAAAGTTGACGTTAAATCAAGTACAGTTAAATGGGTAGGTAAAAAAGTAACTGGAGAGCACTCTGGAACTGTTAACCTAAAAGATGGTGCTTTAGTATTTAAAGGAAAAAAATTAGCTGGTGGAACTTTCACTGTAGATATGACATCTATCAACGCTACTGACCTTTCTGGTGAATACCAAGGAAAATTAAACGGTCACTTAAAAGCTGATGATTTCTTTGGAACTGAAAAATTCCCAACTGCTAAATTAGTTTTCAAAACTATCGGAGCAAAAGCAACTGACGTATATACTGTAACTGCAGATTTAACTATCAAAGGAATTACTAAACCAGTAACTTTTGATATAACTGTAAAAGGTAACACTGCTACAGCTGATTTAAAAGTTGACAGAACTAAATACGATATCAAATACAACTCTGGTAACTTCTTTGAAAACTTAGGAGACAAAACTATCAATGATGATTTTGAATTATCTGTATCTTTAAAGTTCTAA
- a CDS encoding phosphoribosylanthranilate isomerase: MKKEDTTNESTPFPLGRAGVGIKICGMKYPENIIEVGSLLPDYMGFIFWEKSARYFNGILPDLPKSIKKVGVFVNQSQEEISSKILKYDLQAIQLHGHESVEFCQGLRNKIDPKIELIKVFSADDNFDFGVLKSYESVCDYFLFDTKGKLPGGNGTTFDWRILNKYNSTKPFFLSGGIGIEELEAIKEISKTNLPIYAIDVNSKFEIEPGLKNVDALRCVSTHNIIKK; encoded by the coding sequence ATGAAAAAAGAAGATACAACTAACGAATCAACTCCCTTCCCTTTGGGGAGGGCTGGGGTGGGGATAAAAATCTGCGGTATGAAATATCCCGAAAACATAATCGAAGTAGGCTCGCTCCTACCCGATTATATGGGATTTATCTTCTGGGAAAAATCAGCTCGGTATTTTAACGGAATCCTTCCTGATTTACCAAAATCAATAAAAAAAGTTGGGGTTTTTGTAAATCAAAGTCAGGAAGAGATTAGCAGTAAAATTTTGAAATACGATTTGCAAGCCATACAATTACATGGTCATGAATCGGTTGAATTTTGCCAAGGGCTAAGAAATAAAATAGATCCTAAAATCGAACTTATCAAAGTCTTTTCTGCCGATGATAATTTTGATTTTGGAGTATTAAAATCATACGAATCGGTTTGTGATTATTTCCTTTTTGATACTAAAGGAAAATTACCCGGCGGTAACGGAACCACTTTCGATTGGAGAATATTAAACAAATACAATTCAACAAAACCATTCTTCCTTAGCGGCGGTATTGGAATTGAAGAATTAGAAGCTATAAAAGAAATCTCGAAAACCAATTTACCCATTTATGCCATCGATGTAAATAGTAAGTTTGAAATCGAACCCGGATTAAAAAATGTAGATGCATTGCGATGCGTTTCAACACATAACATCATAAAAAAATAA
- a CDS encoding DUF6691 family protein, translated as MKISNLKYMLVGIVFGIVFVKAEIISWYRIQEMFRLQSFFMYGVIGSAVAVGMLSVFLIKKFKVKTIQGEEIKIEPKTFNKGQIYGGLLFGFGWAITGACPGPLFAQIGTGVTVVAVTLVSAILGTWVYGYFKDNLPH; from the coding sequence ATGAAAATTTCAAACTTAAAATATATGCTTGTCGGAATTGTATTCGGCATAGTATTCGTAAAAGCCGAAATCATTAGCTGGTACCGTATTCAAGAAATGTTTCGCTTACAATCCTTCTTTATGTATGGTGTAATCGGAAGCGCAGTTGCTGTAGGAATGTTATCTGTTTTTTTGATAAAAAAATTCAAAGTAAAAACTATTCAAGGAGAAGAAATCAAAATTGAACCTAAAACCTTTAACAAAGGACAAATTTACGGTGGTCTATTATTTGGTTTTGGTTGGGCAATAACTGGAGCCTGCCCTGGTCCTCTTTTTGCACAAATAGGAACTGGAGTTACTGTAGTTGCAGTAACATTGGTAAGTGCAATACTAGGAACTTGGGTTTATGGTTACTTTAAAGATAACTTACCTCATTAA